ggggAAGACAGTTGGTTAACGGATGCAGCCACTTCAGGAAAATAAAAAGGAATTACAGGGAACACTGGTCTAAAGACCTTTGTGCAGACACACAAGCTGGAAATTATGGCATGGTACACAAGGAATCTCCTTTCTTATCTCCGAGTGGCAAGTAGAACTTTTCCTAGCTCaaaaatatacaaactccttTGGTACAAATGGTGGTGCAGTGGCCCCCAGGCCCCCACCAAGTCTGCTTTGGACAGATATTCCCTTGGAGCACTATGGGAAGCTGCTCCAGGCAGATGGGCTAATGGGACACAAGGTGCTCTGCCTGCTGCAGTGCCGACACTGCCACCAATATCTTAAATCCCTCTTTGATATCCAATTACTGGCATAACAGCAAAGCTACTTTCCACCAAGGATGCTCAATAAAACAGACTCCTGCAACAATTCCTGCATAGAGTATGCATTTGTAACCTGGCTAGCAAGGGTGAGTGCTTAATACTGTATGCAGAATGCAATGCAACCAGTATAGCCCATTATACAGAAGCCATTTCAAAGGCTAATTCATGCATGCCAATAAAGTAATTGCTAGCAACAGAGAAGCATACATACATTAAAAAGATTGATATATTCCCAATGGTATCTTCGCAGAAGTCCCTCCCATCCACCCCAATAAAAAGCGCAACTATAGCCTTTGTTGTTAAACCGATGgctggttttatttttaattaaaacaatactcACAGTCAATGCTTACATTTCCAATTGGTGAATGAAGCTAATAACAGCTATCACTACTGGCAGGTTACAAAGAAAAGGGCAAGCAGGAAACTAGTCTTTCCAATCAGTAATAAACGTCCAATTTTTGGGTGAAGCTTATCGCTAGCATTTAAGGAATTACAGTGGATGCAACAAACACACATATGATTAAATCTGGACAGAAATTAAATGTGACGGCTCTTATATAAGACGATGGGAATTTCAGTAGGGAGAGAACCGCTGCTTTTCCGATTTCGCTTTAGAGTAGAGCTGGGCGGCAGAGGCAGGAGCAGCAGAGGAAGATGAGGTAGAGGAGGAGGCGGTGGACACGATATTAAGAGCCAGGAGCGGGACGGGTTTCATGTCAAGCAGATTGGAGACACAAGGGGCAGTCGAGGGAGTGGGAAGGCTGGAAGGTGTATccgaggaggaggaagaggatgtGGAGGCTGAGGAGGGTTCACAAGCCCCGGCTGTGGAGGTGATCACCAGAGAGGAAGGGGCGGCGGAGGAAAGGGTGGAGGGTTGAGAGATGCTGAGAAGGTCAGGGGTCGTGGCACTCTGGGAAGAGGAGGGTTTAGCGGTTTCTAGACTGTaacagaggaaaaagaaaaaaaaagggaacaaaACAAAAACGGGTGGGTGGGAGGGTAGGAACAAACGGAGGAGCACAGGAGGATAACAATGGAAGCCAACTAAGTGCTCTCTGCAGCTACAACTACTCAGCATACATCTACTAGTCACATtaacataaaaccatatattggaacATTGCCTACAATAGTTCTCTGGTTATAGTTtaataactttaaaggaacagttcagtgtaaaaacgaaactgggtaaaatagactgcccaaaataaaaatgtctaatatagttaggcaaaaatgtaatctataaaggctggattgAGCAGATGTCAaccataatagccagaacactacttgctCCTTTACAACTCTCTAACCTTAGTGACTTTATGtggagggggagagatggggcatacctgttctgtttgtttgtgagcacgcaggtccgATTCAAAAGcgaactaactgaacagttatgtcccatatctCTTTTCCCCCCCCAAAGACACTGGCTAAGAGGTTATAGAGCTAAAAGCAGGGAGCAGTGCTCTGAACAttgttagatatctgctcactccagcctttatagtttataaccaaaacatttattttttgcagtctattttaaccagtttcatttttacacagaactattcctttaaaggcatttgtGTCTGACAGACAAATTAGCAGGTATTAACCCCTCTTCCTCCTAAATAACTACTACAGTCCCCACCCCCACCATAGGCTGGCAGTCATTCAACCCCTCTCACACAGTGTTGTatgttgaagtgatggattctgggacagtCCAAAAATCAATGCCCCACCCACGATGGAGTGACTTCAAGTTCCAAAATCAATCACATCACAATGGAACAGGGCATGAAAAGGGTTAAATGACAGATAGGGACGACATAACTGTCCCTGGCAGTTCAGATAGCATTTATGCACTTTTGCCACCGGCTAAACATTTTTCTCCTTCCTTACGCTAGTTTGCATATACATAGGTTTGGATTAAGAAACActccaaaaaatgtatttggtgcatccctcaaTCTCAATCAACCTATTTTACAATCATTCTGGCCAAACACCATACACAGACCTCTGCTGTAACAGTGGAAAGCTCATTCACAAAGTGTTGTAAAATGGAGATTGGTTGTTAAATATTAGTGCTCTTACACACGGCCATTTTTGGTGTGTTTACAAATGCATTCAAGTGCATAAACGCATTTAGTGTTGGTTTATAAATGCAACTATgtatttgtgaatttttaaatGCAACCTTCTGTTCTCTCAACATGCGTCAAACACTTAAAGGATGCAATAAAATGCAACTCTGAACGTTCATGAGTGCAGAGATGATTTCAATGAAATCAATCAGCTGATGCGTTCAAACACAACCGTGTGTAAGAGTCCTAAATAGGTTGTACTCCATTACATCATGTTATTAATCTCGatgcaaaaatttttttgcataatgagtTAATTGTAAACAAGTAcaaaacataaaatgaaaaatgttaaattgttttAAGGTCTTGTTCTGCTATAccattagaaattagaattagaCTTGATAATTCAAAAAAAGCAGTTGCAATAccaataattttaagcaactgaCCTATACACAATTGCAGTGTTTGACAATATGCCAAACAGCAAAAACTAGCCATGAAGTTGAAATGGAATCAAGGCAACTGAATTCCTAAAGGACTGTCCAAAATCTGTTAGCATTTAGCAGGAAATCTAACAATACTTTTTCCTTAAATAGGTCCAACCTGTAATGCTAACTGAAAGATACAACAGCTATATAGTTACGTttcctttcaattaacttttctGGCAATTCAGTGGTACACCAAGTACCAAAACTGCTACATTATTTAGGGAAACAGGCAAATGATTCTGCATAGGCTTAATAATACTACTGAGATAAAGCTGTCCACATACAAGCCATATTtattatctctctatatataataatCACACACATACACCACCCCTCCCCAACTGGAGGCTTCACAGTACAAGAACTGCAGCTTTTTGGCCCATCAATGTATTCTAGTCAAAACCCTGCACATGGTCAGTCTCACATGCAAGCTTAAAATGGGCAGCACTTATCACTCCCATACATGAAAGGGACCATTGCACAAGCAACATATTGGCAGTTCAAGAACAGCCTAAATACATCTTGTACATACATAAGCCAAGCTTTGTTATGGAATATGTTCCCTTCTTGAATACTGCCGCCATGTACCTATCTGCTCAGGCTTATGCACTATACTTAGTGAGATTCTTAGTGCCATGTATGAGAATGTTTCCTATTAATCCTTGCAGAATTCAGGCTAAGCTTTTAACACCACACTATATAGATATCCAGTCTCTACATACAAAAATGCCTGTATATTCTGCACCACTTAATGCAAAGGGCAGATTGAGATTGATTCTAGGAACAGAAAAGCAAGCCTGTTCATGTATCTGATCCCCAGAAAGGAAGTAAGGGATGGATATGGCATTTGGCTACTCAAAGAGCCAACTGACTACCCCCACCACCACTTCTTTAAGCTACAAAACCTCCTTCAATTTCAATTTCTTACCTGACATTAATAAGGTACTGGGCCAAACTAATGCTGGCTGTGGATCCAGTTATGGTCACCTGGCGATCATTTGAACCCTCCACAGGGTTAGCTATTTTTATCTGAGCCCCAGACATCTGAcgaatttcatttattttagctCCCTGTCGTCCAATGATACAACCGATGAGCTGAAAGAGAGGTTATCTTTACTAGACCTGGTTAAAGAAGAAAACCTGTGTATTTTGAAAAGTGAAGTAAAGCATCCCTAAAGAAGTTAATATCAGCATCAGTGTACTGGTACTTAAGATCCCTGACCAACTGCATCACTGGTACTTGCCTCAAAGTGTATGCCCTCTTGCACATTGATGTGATCAAATATAGCATTATATTTTGCTCCCAAAACATGTAAGAGCAGATAAGATCTAAGCAAACTGGATTAAGAGTTCACTACAGCATTTGTCAGTTTTAAGAAGATCACTTGGTATGGCATCCCAAAAATATTGCACCAGTCCAAAAAAGCCTTCAACAGAAAACCAAATGACACATTTGGacttactacaaaaaaaaaaaaaaaaaaggccagaaATGTTGTACACTGTTTTGGGTTCTGTACCAACCGAAGgcaacagccctttagcagggaatggattcacataacatggcagctctgaaaaaaGTGCAATTAGCATAACTTAATAATGAGACCTTTAGCATCAGTTTATACCAAAGGCcagcctaattttctgcttgataatctgcaactacccctaagcttagtttcccaacagctgctcagagctcactaaGCATCTGCACTGGCCCGGGAAGTTATAACAATTCAAGGtaaggagctcctgtgacaaccgTAAAGACATATACCGTTACTACTACAgagaaactttaggctggtacagtcAGTTTAGTATTTAATATAgggcatttttagggtttagttctcctttaagaggcagCTACATTCCAGCCACATGCAGTTTTATTGCTTTGCTAATTCTTATTAAAACATTCCTTGACCTAATTTTATAGCATTAAAAGGCATTGGCAATACTAAATACATACATCATTTGGAATGGTGAGTTCATGAGAAGTCGTCTGAGCTGAAGCATCAAtcccacctaaaaaaaaaaaaaaaaaaattatatatcaggAAGTCATATTTATGATTAGTCAGGACAAacttaaaatctaaaaaaacatTAGAATGCAGAAATTATTCaagattgctaaaaaaaaaaaaaaacatgtattgaaAAATGCAGAAGACTGTAAAGATTTTATTTAAATCAGTTCCATCTGCACAGTGCATATGGCTATGAAAGCCGTTATAGCCCCACTGACCTCTTATTGCAACACTATCATAATCTCAACTTTTTCTAACACAAGACAGATGTAAATCCTATTGCAATTGTAAGGGAAGCATATATTCTTACCACTAAATCCAGTGTTGCCACTATGGGACATTGGAAAGTGAGACTGCTGCATTGCTAGTTGGTGCAACTTGGTCAGCTAAGGAAGAAAAAACAAGGCTCAATTCaacacaatttgaaaaaaaaaaaaaaaaaaagcacaaaaaaaattaaaaagcacaGCAAGTGATACACAAACTGCTTATGGCTTATGTTAGATACGGTGCCAATACCTTCCGTGTCTCTTGCCATACAACAAGGccatatatgcacatatatgcCACCATATGCACATTGGCAAGTGGATACTGCTGATGTCAGAGGCACAGGCAGTATCAGGGTTCTGCCAGCAGGGAAAAACCCCACCATATCTATTAGGCTTATAGCAAAAGGAATTTCACTAGATTTTGTTTAAAAGATAACTAAGGGAGCACAGGCACTCTTGCTCAAAACACGTAGGTTACattttgaaaatttgaaaatgtaaaaagcgTAAGACAAGCTTTTAATTTGCATTATTAAACTTACATCAGGCTGAGGAATGGCATACTGTCCCTGGATGGTATAAGCCTACAAGAAAAGAAAACACAAGTTATGAAATAGATGGCTATATAGTTCAGTAAAGTTAGTAGATCATATGGGCAAGAAATGTGATCCGTATGCACGTAGTGCAGCTCTACATCTTACATTGGTAACCTTCAGCCATAGAACAAGGATTAAGGACAGCCATGCATAAAACAAAACTGTAAATCCATCAGTAAACAGCATGGGAACTGTGGAAACCAGTCATATGTAGGGTCTCTCTTTCAATTATATACCATTTGCAGTCAGAAAGGCCCAAGGGCTCCTCAGGAGCAGATTTGAAAAAGGATGTTAAATTACTGTCTAATGAAGATTAATTTCCAGGGCCCCTTCGTTAGCAAATGGATAGGGTATTTGCAGAAGTGGGGGTAAGAGAAACCACAGCTTAACCTTTTCCTTTCAGATAAGTTGACCAAATgtgcataaaatataaaatcaacTGGCCCCTGTAAAGTGATAATGAAACTTACAGTCAGACAGCCAGGGAGATGTGCCTGCTTTGGGTTTATTAGTGCAAGATGGAGTTGTGCGttaaaagaggttgttcacctttgagttaatatgatgtaagacaatttgcaattggtcttaattggttttgtttagcaacttttcaaataatgtaggtctgtataaaaatatatttcataaacaagctcatatgcaaaaccctgctacatttaaaaccattttcatagaaaattgccattttaagaattaagggccgccttctgggatcacaggattcacagtgcacacaaacaagccaaggcacacatacatgctaggcccaatcaaccaattaatggatagagttctgtcttttgcttccacactacttcctgttacaggttagagctgcattatttctggtcatgtgagcACATTGTCCATCACTAAACAGTGgatcaagagaaaggatgtaaaagggcaatatttactgaaaatgtataaaatatatatatattatatattcatatattccagtttggcaagattctttactATGTCACTTAACATAAATTGTTGATTAaatattcattctaggggtatagttttcctttaagaaataaaCTACAGAATCTTAGCTAACAGCCCTAGGCATTAAACACAGTCTAAAGGGGCAGCATACCACTTTGTTCAAACTGCACATTGGAAATGTTGTGCTTAAACCTCCAGCATGGGTGCTAAAATGTCCAATACCAACTTTGAACTGAACTCAACCAGAGTCTCTTCTGGTTTAAAACTGTAATCACATGAAAATGCAAGAGAAGCCAGTTTTGTTTTAGAATACCATTCAGATCAACCTCAATACAAAACTTATTTTCAGATGTTTTTCTCAAGTACCCTACACCCTAATTTTTACTAGAAACAAACCATATTAGTTCCCCAAAAACTGCTCCCTtgacagaaaagaaaaataccaCTGAATTTAGAAAGCAATCACAGCTCAAATAAGCTTGCACATGATCTGTGACAAGAATATAAGGGCAACAGATTGTAGTTGCATGGACAGCAGCCAATTTGTTCTAACCAGACAGGGAGGGAGAAGATAGTAATTTATTAGGACCTACCCCATGGAGATCCACAGCATCTAGGGAGACCCCCCCTGTGTGGGACCTTCGCCCCTCCCACAGGTCAGTCTCACATGCGTGCCCTCCGGCTTGGCGCGACACCTGTTGAACAGAGCGAAAATGGGATTCAGTTATCTCTGATAAAAGCCACAGCCTCTGCCCTCATTGAGACATTATAGCCCCACCACATCATCCCCTATAATGTGGGAAGGGAGAGTTGAGTCATGGATCCAAAATGAGGCCCCAGGTTTATGCTCTTCCTTCCCAACACTTGCTCTTTTGACTATCTAAATGGAAAAATGGGCTCCCTATTAAGAAACTTTTTCAGAACTATCTGCACAGACAATAACAGTTTAAGATAGATTCAATAACCAGTGAGGTTTCAGTTCTTTATTGGCTGCCTTTATTTACATACTTAGCTACAGAAGAGTTGAAAAGGAAATCAAAGTTTAAAAATTTTAGAATATACTGTGTTCAATAAAGAAAACATAAGGAAAGAAAAAGTAACCCAAAGCCTTTACTTTACATTAAACAAGATTAAGTGATATTTGTTGCAGCATTCTTTACAATGCTGATCTTTTGCCAAGAATGGCTAACTATGACACTGGTTGCTGCTACTGGCACCTAGTAGTGCTGTAAAAAACACTTTTCAGGAAAAAGTGGTTTAATGCATGTCAATGAAAACTATAGCATACTACATGGAAAAAATAAGGTAGGTAACATGCCTCATCTCAGATCAAGGCATGTAGGACACTTCAACGATGCAAACATATTACCCACAAGAAGTTtattcttttataataaaatatttgtggctgctaaattaacattttttaatggttaaatagtGTGAACAATCACTGCCTTAAACATTGACAAATCAACTGTGAATGCCTAAAACTGGTAATCTAATGTATAATTTAAAGAGTTTCCAAAATGAAAGTGCTCTAAGACTTGACATTTCGGTGCTTTTTACACCACGTATCTCATTTTACATAGGTAATTAGGggcatattaaaaaaatgtaaaaggaacaCATTACATTCATATAAGTGAATGCAAAAGCAGTCTGATCCTGCTTTGCAATAAAGCAATACTGTTACAAGTATTGCAATGTCCCTATTGTAAATTATCCAGCCCCCTTTCCAAGCATAAATCTAAACACATTTTCACTTCCTGCTCTAGCTTCCCAAGCATTTAGGTGGGTCCATGAATCAGAAAGTCATTTTGGatccatgaattaaacccaaagtaaaaataaaaccattaaacCAAAAAACGAAGACTTTAAGGCAGATACTTCCATCAGAGACACTTACACTTTGTTCAAAAAGGTGATGCTTCTGTATAGGACAAGAACAGCTGAAGGTACAGGAACTGAGAGGTAACAGACTCAAAGGCCAAAAGGTTTCTGTGCAGTTCTCATCCCTTACCTTATTACCTCAATTTAAAGGGATTCATAATAGCTTAGCTCAAGGCATACCCAGCAAGTGTTTCTTGTTTACTAACTTCTTGTTTTAAAAttaccacaataaaaaaaaaaaaaaatcactgctatAACAGGATGACTAAAGCAGGTAAATTAAACATCAATTCTTGCACTGCACAAAGCAATGTTCGTCCCCTGATAGTGATCAGAAGGGCCAGGGACAGCTGTAGAAGATTCCAGAATCACTAACAAAGTAGAACCACACGTAGGTCTTGACCAGGGTGTGTCTCCTAAAAGGTCATGGACACATTTTGGGCAATAATTAGGCTTTGGACTACTTGCAACCTGTTCAGCAGTCAAAAGAAATTTTGCGCAAACTCTAGCACAGACTGCATTTTGACTAATGTAACTTAAGCCTTTAAGCACTTTACCTCGTCAGGATGTATCAAGAAGACAGAGCAGCATAGTCTGGTACACT
This sequence is a window from Xenopus tropicalis strain Nigerian chromosome 2, UCB_Xtro_10.0, whole genome shotgun sequence. Protein-coding genes within it:
- the pcbp3 gene encoding poly(rC)-binding protein 2 isoform X1, yielding MDTGVIEGGLNVTLTIRLLMHGKEVGSIIGKKGESVKKMREESGARINISEGNCPERIITLAGPTNAIFKAFSMIIDKLEEDISSSMTNSTASSKPPVTLRLVVPASQCGSLIGKGGCKIKEIRESTGAQVQVAGDMLPNSTERAITIAGIPQSIIECVKQICVVMLESPPKGVTIPYRPKPSSSPVIFAGGQVSRQAGGHACETDLWEGRRSHTGGVSLDAVDLHGAYTIQGQYAIPQPDLTKLHQLAMQQSHFPMSHSGNTGFSGGIDASAQTTSHELTIPNDLIGCIIGRQGAKINEIRQMSGAQIKIANPVEGSNDRQVTITGSTASISLAQYLINVSLETAKPSSSQSATTPDLLSISQPSTLSSAAPSSLVITSTAGACEPSSASTSSSSSSDTPSSLPTPSTAPCVSNLLDMKPVPLLALNIVSTASSSTSSSSAAPASAAQLYSKAKSEKQRFSPY
- the pcbp3 gene encoding poly(rC)-binding protein 2 isoform X2, which gives rise to MDTGVIEGGLNVTLTIRLLMHGKEVGSIIGKKGESVKKMREESGARINISEGNCPERIITLAGPTNAIFKAFSMIIDKLEEDISSSMTNSTASSKPPVTLRLVVPASQCGSLIGKGGCKIKEIRESTGAQVQVAGDMLPNSTERAITIAGIPQSIIECVKQICVVMLESPPKGVTIPYRPKPSSSPVIFAGGQAYTIQGQYAIPQPDLTKLHQLAMQQSHFPMSHSGNTGFSGGIDASAQTTSHELTIPNDLIGCIIGRQGAKINEIRQMSGAQIKIANPVEGSNDRQVTITGSTASISLAQYLINVSLETAKPSSSQSATTPDLLSISQPSTLSSAAPSSLVITSTAGACEPSSASTSSSSSSDTPSSLPTPSTAPCVSNLLDMKPVPLLALNIVSTASSSTSSSSAAPASAAQLYSKAKSEKQRFSPY